One region of Cydia pomonella isolate Wapato2018A chromosome 25, ilCydPomo1, whole genome shotgun sequence genomic DNA includes:
- the LOC133531717 gene encoding uncharacterized protein LOC133531717, translating into MSENSPFNRSGLTRRSPPSTPTPQPGPPGPAPANMQQEEEPPKVFPTSDIQTWLKKIELNLQDVCATSAEGKLNSDQKIRINNLCRTVTHYASQMAVEYQALKQHAIQAYQSRQAHQEKIVSGSVSFADALKKNGSRYVQPSNISSVAIYPVDKLKSSEETKSLVQKIIRPDEMKLHVRGLRKIRNGGVVISTDSREDVIKLKQSAQLTTSGLTVDEPQKRKPRIVVIGVPTDMQEPEVLKCIYQQNLADKLQDWSLEKFMASIKLSHKSGKKGAETCNYIIEVSGVIRKALITNDRVFVNWSSCPVRDFTLVTRCFKCQFYGHAAKTCKMESNVCGHCGEAGHSFKECTKKDKAPKCATCFHYKKPCDHETGDAECPARQLAEKRYINSIDYEGA; encoded by the coding sequence ATGTCGGAAAATAGCCCATTTAATCGTAGTGGACTAACACGCCGCAGCCCGCCCTCAACACCCACACCGCAGCCCGGCCCGCCCGGGCCCGCACCCGCAAACATGCAACAGGAAGAAGAGCCCCCGAAGGTATTTCCCACAAGTGACATCCAAACCTGGCTAAAGAAGATTGAACTGAACCTGCAAGACGTATGCGCTACATCTGCAGAAGGTAAACTTAACTCTGACCAGAAGATTAGAATTAACAACCTGTGTCGTACCGTGACCCACTATGCCTCACAAATGGCTGTTGAATATCAAGCCCTGAAACAACATGCAATCCAAGCATATCAGTCCCGCCAGGCTCACCAGGAAAAAATAGTCTCGGGATCTGTCTCGTTTGCCGACGCCCTTAAGAAAAATGGATCGAGGTACGTCCAACCATCTAACATCAGTTCAGTCGCAATTTACCCGGTCGACAAATTGAAATCGAGCGAGGAGACAAAATCCCTCGTTCAAAAGATTATCCGGCCCGACGAAATGAAGCTGCACGTGAGAGGGTTGCGCAAGATCAGAAACGGCGGTGTAGTAATAAGCACTGACTCCAGAGAGGACGTCATAAAACTCAAGCAATCAGCGCAGCTTACGACCTCTGGACTTACTGTTGATGAGCCACAAAAACGCAAGCCCAGAATTGTAGTCATCGGAGTTCCCACGGACATGCAGGAACCTGAAGTTCTGAAATGTATTTACCAACAAAACTTAGCCGATAAATTACAAGATTGGTCGCTTGAAAAATTTATGGCATCGATTAAGCTAAGTCACAAATCCGGGAAAAAAGGCGCCGAGACCTGTAATTATATAATTGAGGTCTCTGGAGTGATACGCAAGGCCTTAATTACGAACGATAGAGTTTTTGTGAACTGGTCATCGTGCCCTGTAAGGGATTTCACCCTGGTTACCCGCTGCTTTAAATGTCAATTCTACGGTCATGCAGCGAAGACCTGCAAAATGGAGTCTAACGTCTGCGGACATTGCGGCGAAGCGGGTCACTCATTCAAGGAATGTACAAAAAAGGACAAAGCACCAAAATGTGCAACATGCTTCCACTACAAGAAACCATGCGACCACGAAACAGGCGACGCCGAATGCCCAGCTAGACAATTGGCCGAAAAAAGGTATATAAACTCGATAGATTATGAAGGCGCCTAA